A window of Mucilaginibacter paludis DSM 18603 contains these coding sequences:
- a CDS encoding NHL repeat-containing protein, which yields MKKLSTITILSFISLIAIFGISCNKSSDSGVTVPTISTYSVISGVTTTAAQAYAAVTGYGGATLTANGLCWSSTNQTPTISDTKSSSSVDTIFFSANLTSLTPNTTYYVRAYATNSAGTGYGNVVKFKTNSATFAITATVSTFAGNANGGGFVNGTGVNAQFHNPQGICTDAQGNMYVADSYNNVIRKITAAGVTTTYAGTGTLGYLDGPAATAQFYAPKGVAADAQGNIYVADMGNNMIRKISAAGVVTTLAGKGSAGYADGTGADAVFKSPAGLAVDASGNIYVADQGTNTIRKVTSAGVVTTLAGAAASGQVDATTNTDARFSSPSGVTVDASGNVYVADLANHAIRKVTSAGVTTTIIGNPILSKVVPSPSGIYVDASGNLFITDASGQVMEINVTTNIIYSLAGVAGTSGFANGTNINALFNGPQALTLDSQGNIYVVDYYNNMIRKIVVTTQQ from the coding sequence ATGAAAAAACTATCTACCATTACAATTCTGTCCTTTATTTCGTTGATTGCCATTTTTGGTATCAGTTGTAACAAATCGAGCGATAGTGGTGTCACTGTACCTACTATTTCAACATATAGTGTAATAAGCGGAGTAACCACCACCGCCGCCCAGGCTTATGCAGCGGTAACAGGGTATGGCGGCGCTACGCTAACAGCTAACGGGCTTTGCTGGAGTTCAACCAACCAAACGCCAACCATATCTGATACTAAAAGCAGCAGCAGTGTTGATACCATTTTTTTCTCGGCTAATTTAACCAGCCTGACACCTAATACCACTTATTATGTAAGGGCCTATGCTACCAACAGTGCAGGCACTGGCTACGGAAATGTGGTGAAATTTAAAACCAATAGCGCTACGTTTGCCATAACAGCAACGGTAAGCACCTTTGCAGGAAATGCTAACGGTGGAGGTTTTGTTAATGGTACGGGAGTAAATGCCCAATTTCATAACCCGCAGGGTATTTGTACCGACGCACAAGGTAATATGTACGTTGCCGACTCGTATAACAACGTGATCAGGAAAATTACCGCCGCCGGCGTTACCACTACTTATGCCGGAACCGGAACTTTAGGCTATTTGGATGGCCCCGCAGCCACAGCCCAGTTTTACGCGCCAAAGGGCGTAGCCGCCGATGCGCAAGGCAATATTTATGTAGCCGATATGGGTAATAATATGATCAGGAAGATCAGTGCAGCTGGTGTGGTAACAACCCTTGCCGGAAAAGGTAGCGCGGGTTATGCTGATGGTACCGGAGCCGACGCAGTTTTCAAATCGCCGGCCGGACTGGCTGTAGATGCATCGGGTAATATTTACGTAGCAGACCAGGGAACTAATACCATACGCAAAGTGACATCGGCCGGTGTTGTAACAACATTAGCCGGTGCGGCAGCCTCCGGACAAGTTGATGCAACCACCAATACCGACGCACGATTTAGTTCGCCCAGCGGCGTAACTGTTGACGCCTCCGGAAACGTATATGTGGCAGACCTGGCTAATCATGCCATCCGTAAAGTAACTTCAGCTGGCGTAACAACAACAATAATAGGTAATCCTATACTTAGCAAAGTTGTCCCTTCTCCGTCAGGTATCTATGTTGATGCCTCCGGTAATTTATTTATAACTGATGCCAGCGGACAGGTGATGGAAATTAATGTCACCACCAATATCATCTATTCGTTAGCGGGTGTTGCTGGTACTTCCGGTTTTGCCAACGGAACAAACATCAATGCCTTGTTTAATGGGCCACAAGCCTTAACGCTGGACTCACAGGGGAATATTTACGTGGTTGACTACTATAATAACATGATCCGTAAAATCGTGGTAACAACACAGCAATAA